The following proteins are encoded in a genomic region of Doryrhamphus excisus isolate RoL2022-K1 chromosome 6, RoL_Dexc_1.0, whole genome shotgun sequence:
- the tango6 gene encoding transport and Golgi organization protein 6 homolog — translation MTAAIISLLNVLTKPIAEVSAPDAKSSKEEAFQAALLANRDALLEQLHNDNTLKDVRKLREEVMTGESWFLNDTEDMIWSFVQECLLMLLTLARQISADLQLFKLTPSISRAKLHTPEMAPPLPPDVLSVTQQKTLGSVLQFVVSLGLCPYLAPGVGVPLGHRSAFGAMVEKMICGQTSCVAHHRLLTTTKVLLHLAELSSLATLVFTRHLGDVMAALCQLGYQPQQSEGTTSKDVKDRSQEERGTCQEALKHLLGKVYQPVVIKELLILQGGAKQPGSVRRSSASKDRTASSWLRRLCGHLLSERLMQPNGVRAVVRAILEGGTGGESDWKKCDGIARILAACPQQSASADAYYKQICSQILELLHLKDKLTAQQFQRVATSTTLYLVQEKPNFAESYLLVPLLDPLHRCITAADNTCQIVVEEWELMQCVEDINKIWVVGNRSSTLLLKTLEEVLPVVFTIFCFTKQNVSNLRAPCCEILLWYISHVETSAALSVLRQLSGLQVHSDVAPGFHFTPGSSGGVQLSCRDGCSDEDNTLYEKLSGEQWRLECLMNLLAQLKDNDLPGDFFLDLLQELTRWTTAGAEEEEEDRQQLDISTMTLLEVEQQQQSRVARQGHMLALLQVLAVMVESLPHTVLMRKNIQVVGFIVSLLQRASVGLDQAKVLSIGNPIESQTLTMGMGLLATLLSEPQLPVEVYSSMSRLLQPLGILTQKHPDVFIQELASNLRAVIATHGAYRPDNLSNSAAPDPKDSVMSPKSYAPCKNKATNNIHINSNTRQPASFGDSATSETSPPSKGLSDLLLEACDPDIPTKAFALRTLTQKVQSKDPETLHDLEKVLILFLENLENEDSFIYLSAIQGLASLADSYPEKILERLLRDFQHGPSHSTSNMEHSLEFRLKMGEVLMRASRAMGDLAPHLGHPLVAVFLRGTRDSDPSVRASSLSNLGELCQRLEYALGPLAEELSSCLTALIKTEKEAEVRRAAVHVITVLIRGLRHKTTQVLSDVLLDLYRALKWVVRSDPDEVAVLHAQLALEELDAVMRSLIFPKQKLEKKIVVLP, via the exons ATGACTGCGGCAATAATTTCGCTTTTGAATGTTCTCACGAAACCTATTGCTG AGGTATCTGCTCCTGATGCAAAGTCCTCAAAGGAGGAGGCGTTTCAAGCGGCACTGCTAGCCAACAGAGATGCTCTCCTGGAGCAGCTGCACAATGACAACACCTTAAAGGATGTGAGGAAGCTTAGAGAGGAAGTGATGACAGGGGAAAGCTGGTTTTTAAATGACACGGAGGATATGATATGGAGCTTTGTCCAGGAGTGTCTTCTGATGCTCCTCACCTTAGCACGGCAGATTTCTGCTGATCTTCAACTTTTCAAACTGACACCTTCTATCTCTAGAGCCAAACTACACACCCCTGAAATGGCTCCACCATTACCCCCAGATGTCCTCAGTGTCACCCAACAGAAAACACTTGGCTCAGTTCTTCAGTTTGTGGTTTCGCTCGGGCTCTGCCCATACTTGGCTCCAGGAGTGGGTGTACCACTGGGTCACAGGTCAGCATTTGGCGCAATGgtggaaaaaatgatttgtgGCCAAACATCTTGTGTGGCGCACCACCGGCTTCTAACCACAACAAAAGTATTGTTGCACTTGGCTGAACTGTCGTCTCTTGCCACACTGGTGTTCACCCGGCACCTTGGAGATGTGATGGCAGCGCTCTGTCAGCTTGGCTACCAGCCACAACAGTCCGAGGGGACCACCTCAAAGGATGTTAAG gaCCGCAGTCAAGAGGAACGTGGAACCTGCCAGGAAGCTCTCAAACACCTACTGGGAAAAGTCTATCAACCAGTCGTAATCAAGGAGCTCCTTATCTTACAAGGTGGAGCCAAACAG CCTGGGTCAGTAAGAAGATCCAGTGCTTCCAAAGACAGGACCGCTTCCAGCTGGCTAAGGAGACTATGTGGTCATTTGCTTTCTGAGCGTTTGATGCAGCCAAATGGGGTTCGGGCTGTAGTTAGAGCCATCCTGGAGGGAGGAACAG GGGGTGAGTCAGACTGGAAGAAATGTGATGGTATTGCCAGGATCCTGGCAGCATGCCCCCAGCAGTCTGCGTCAGCAGATGCTTACTATAAGCAAATCTGTTCTCAG ATCCTTGAGCTCCTTCACCTTAAGGACAAACTCACAGCCCAACAGTTCCAGCGTGTGGCCACTAGCACGACTCTGTACTTGGTGCAAGAGAAACCCAATTTTGCTGAGTCATACTTGCTGGTTCCTCTGTTGGATCCTCTCCACCGCTGCATCACTGCTGCTG ACAATACCTGCCAAATTGTTGTGGAGGAATGGGAGCTGATGCAATGTGTGGAGGACATCAACAAG ATCTGGGTGGTGGGCAACAGATCGTCCACCCTCCTCCTCAAAACGTTAGAAGAGGTGCTTCCTGTTGTCTTTACAATCTTCTGTTTCACCAAGCAGAACGTCTCCAACCTAcg AGCGCCATGTTGTGAAATTTTGCTGTGGTATATCAGCCACGTTGAGACTTCAGCAGCCCTATCAGTACTCAGGCAACTCTCAGGTCTTCAGGTCCATTCTGATGTAGCACCAGGCTTCCATTTCACTCCTGGCAGCAGTGGTGGTGTCCAACTCAGTTGTAGAGACGGCTGCAG TGATGAAGACAACACTTTGTATGAGAAGCTGTCAGGGGAGCAGTGGCGGTTGGAGTGTCTAATGAACCTGTTGGCTCAACTCAAAGACAACGATCTGCCAGGAGACTTCTTCCTGGACTTGTTACAG GAGTTAACCAGGTGGACGACAGCAGGcgctgaagaggaggaggaagacagaCAGCAGTTAGACATATCGACAATGACGCTCCTGGAggtggagcagcagcagcagagccGTGTCGCAAGGCAAGGCCACATGCTGGCTTTGCTTCAGGTTCTGGCTGTAATGGTGGAGTCCTTGCCGCATACGgttctgatgagaaaaaacatACAG GTGGTTGGCTTTATAGTATCTCTGCTTCAGAGGGCCTCCGTGGGTCTGGATCAGGCCAAAGTTCTAAGTATTGGGAATCCAATAGAGAGCCAAACACTGACTATGGGGATGGGCCTGTTGGCTACTCTGCTCTCTGAACCCCAG CTCCCTGTGGAGGTCTACTCCTCTATGTCAAGACTGCTCCAGCCACTAGGGATTCTAACCCAGAAACATCCAGACGTTTTCATCCAAGAGCTCGCCTCAAACTTAAGAGCTGTCATTGCTACCCATGGTGCTTACCGACCAGATAACCTCTCAAACAGTGCTGCTCCAGACCCCAAAGACAGTGTGATGTCCCCCAAAAGCTATGCACCCTgtaaaaacaaagcaacaaacAACATACACATAAATTCCAATACCAGACAGCCAGCATCCTTTGGGGACTCTGCAACAAGTGAAACGTCACCTCCCTCGAAGGGCCTTTCAGATTTGCTTCTTGAGGCATGTGATCCGGACATTCCCACCAAAGCATTCGCGCTAAGGACTTTGACCCAAAAAGTACAAAGCAAAGACCCTGAGACTCTACATGATTTGGAAAAAGTCCTTAtt CTCTTTCTGGAAAACCTGGAAAATGAGGACTCCTTCATCTACCTGTCAGCTATTCAAG GACTTGCTTCATTGGCCGATTCCTACCCTGAGAAGATCCTGGAAAGACTCCTAAGAGACTTTCAACATGGTCCTTCACACTCTACGTCCAACATGGAGCACTCCTTGGAGTTTCGCCTAAAGATGGGTGAAGTCCTTATGAGGGCAAGCAGAGCTATGG GTGATTTAGCACCCCACTTGGGTCATCCCTTGGTGGCTGTGTTCCTGAGAGGAACCAGGGACTCGGACCCAAGTGTCCGTGCCAGCAGTCTGTCCAACCTGGGGGAACTCTGCCAGAGATTGGAGTATGCTCTCGGTCCGCTGGCTGAAGAG CTGAGCTCCTGTCTGACGGCTTTGATAAAGACGGAGAAGGAGGCAGAGGTGAGGCGAGCTGCTGTCCATGTTATTACGGTGCTGATCCGAGGCCTTCGTCACAAGACCACTCAG GTCCTCAGCGATGTTTTATTGGACCTGTACCGAGCCCTAAAATGGGTGGTTCGCTCTGACCCAGATGAGGTTGCGGTACTCCATGCCCAGCTTGCTCTGGAGGAGCTGGATGCCGTTATGAGAAGCCTCATCTTCCCGAAGCAAAAGTTGGAGAAGAAGATTGTTGTCCTGCCTTAA